The genomic window CCGGTGCGGAGCTCGGTAATCCGTTCCCTGTCCACCGGATCAAAGCCGCCGGCGTCGCCGTCGGTCATGATGCAATAGCTGACCTCCACCCCGGCAGCCGTCCAGGCGGCGATGGTACCGGCGGCACCAAAATCGATGTCATCAGGATGGGCGGTAAAACAAAGCACCCGCTCGACGCGCTCCGTGGAGGCGTCGAACGGGCTCTTCGCTGACGATACGCCAGTAGACAAAGGGATCAGCCTTTCCGCTTCTTGATCTCGGCAGCGGCTTGCGGGAGAACCTTGAAGAGGTCGCCGATGATGCCGTAGTCGGCGATCTCGAATACCGGTGATTCGGCATCCTTGTTGATGGCCACGATGACCTTGGAGGTCTGCATGCCGGCTTTCTGCTGGATGGCTCCGGAGATGCCTGCAGAAATGTACAACTGGGGTGAAACGGTCACACCCGTCTGGCCCACCTGCGCGTCATGGCCGATCCAGCCCGCATCCGTGGCGGCGCGGGATGCGCCCACTGCCGCACCCAGGGCATCTGCAAGTTCTTCAACCGGACCGAAGTCGCCGTCCACGCCCCGGCCACCGGCCACGACGATGCGTGCTTCGCTGAGGTCCGGCCTGCCGCTGACAGGCTTCTCGGACCGGGAAGCGATGCGTGCAGAGTTGGCCGCGGCATCCGCCGGCAACTCAACCGTGGCAACTTCCGGGGTTCCCGCAGTTTCGGCCGGGGCGGGCTCGACATTGTTGGCTTTGATGGAAAGGACCGTCACCGGGGTGGTGGCCTTCGCGGTGGTGTTGTACGAGCCTGCAAGGACCGATTTGTGCGCTGTGCCGTCAGCCTCCACGCCTACGACGTCGGTAATGACGCCCGCGTTGAGCTTGATACCCAGCCTGCCCGCGATTTCCTTGCCCTCGGGCGAGTTGTCCAGGAGAACAGCCGTGGCTCCCGAACTCTGCACCGCAGCAGCAAGGTAAGCGGCCTTCGGGCCAACCAGATAGTTCTCGAGGTCCTGCGTCGACGGCTGGTAAACC from Arthrobacter sp. StoSoilB20 includes these protein-coding regions:
- a CDS encoding electron transfer flavoprotein subunit alpha/FixB family protein, which encodes MANALVFIDNPGAALKKSSLELLTIARSLGETAVAFTGELNDDVAATLGAYGVGTVYQPSTQDLENYLVGPKAAYLAAAVQSSGATAVLLDNSPEGKEIAGRLGIKLNAGVITDVVGVEADGTAHKSVLAGSYNTTAKATTPVTVLSIKANNVEPAPAETAGTPEVATVELPADAAANSARIASRSEKPVSGRPDLSEARIVVAGGRGVDGDFGPVEELADALGAAVGASRAATDAGWIGHDAQVGQTGVTVSPQLYISAGISGAIQQKAGMQTSKVIVAINKDAESPVFEIADYGIIGDLFKVLPQAAAEIKKRKG